The Arvicola amphibius chromosome 4, mArvAmp1.2, whole genome shotgun sequence genome includes the window AGCTGTTTTCCAaggttgttattatttttttttttggcaagtgCTGTTCACTTAGAATCAGCAGCAAGCATAACCACTCTGGCATGCCCCACTCACTGGCTCCTGCATTTCCAGCTTGTCTTTCCTTCGTCACCATGCCGACTCCAGAATACTTGCTGCAAGTTCTGTGCATTTGCCAAGGTCCTCTCTCCTTCTcgctctttctccctccctcccatcccattCCCTGTTTGGGCTcccacaaatgtgtgtgtgtgtggtgtgtccccGTGCGTGCGCGCATCTGTGCTCATGCTTGTGGGGAACAGAGGATCTTTTGAAGTTGCTTTccgctttttttttaattgttatttgacaatttcatagaTGTATATAAAGCATTCTGGTTACTCTCTCCACCCTCTTTTATCCAACTTCCACCGCCATCaaaccccaccccaacacacacacacatgcacgcatgcatgcacgtcCCTCTCCCAGATTCTGTgactcttggttttgttttgtaaccCTTTTAGTTTAGCCAGGACCATAATATTTGCTCAGCTTGACATGACTCCACCTGGCTTCGTCAGGACCTGCTGTTTTGTTGTCCGGGTTCCCTGGAGCCACCTCTACCCTGTAAGACACACTAAATCCTGAGATAGTCAGCTGAGGATAGTTAGTGTGCCAGCCAGTGGTGCCCAGTCTGTCGTTTGACCGTTGCTGAACAGGTTAACAGTTTCGAGAAAGGCCAGTGTATTCTGGTCACACCTCACCTCTGTCTAGCTTAACACCCGTGTTAGACAGTTGCCGTGACAGCCCGCTGGAAGATGTAAATGAAGGAAAATTTATCTGGGTTCCTGGGTTCAAAGAAGGACCGTTCCCATCCTGGAGGATAAGATACAGATAAGCAGCAACAGAGAGGAACCATGACAAGATAAACCCCAAAGGACACAAGTCCTGTGACCTACTTCCATCTGACACCTGCCAAAAGTCCGTCTGAATTATGAACCCATCAACAGATTGCACTGATTGTCAGAGCCCTGATGAGcgacagtcccccccccccccaaacatacCAAGATTGCTTGGCCATCTcctgagaatattttctttcaatcAAGCTGGAACAGTCAAAATCAGCCAGGCAAGATGCGAGGTCCACCTCTGGCTTCACAGAACTACTGACCACCTGTCTTTCTGCCCCACAAGACATACTTCTGTTAATACCTGCTTCGTGgtcctgagactctgtctctaagtTGACGACACCTTTTCCCTCTAACACCTGTCCTCGTGCACCCGGCTTGGTTTCCCTGAGGtctcctgcctcccctctgcCTTCGCCTTTTCCGAGCTTGCTCCTGAGCACTTTCTTCTGGACTCACCTTCTCATTTGCTGACTTTTTCTTCACctttgtatatttattgtattCTGTGTGTAATTAAATGCGTCATGGAGTTCTCGGTTTCATTCCTTTAGTTTTCCACTTCTAGTGTTTTCCGTTCTCGGCTGTCTTgccttcttccatctctcccGCCGCAGCAAGTGTCATTGTTTTAAATGTTGGTGACAGCTCTGTGTCCTCCCCCCTGCCTGGGTGAGCCTGCATGCATTTCGTGTGCCTGTCCTTAGCGAGCAGGCCTTCCAGCCGCGTGGACGTTAGCGGCACCTCCGTGGAGCAGTCAGAAGGGCATTTCCTCTGGCGAGGCAGGAAACATTCCAGACTCCTAGAGCACACGGGTTTCGAGTCCCGTTTGTAGGATTCTCTGAAGTGTGGCCTCTTTGCCTGCTCCAGCCATCTGTTTCCAAGAGAAATGGGCCGGACTCCATCCTGTGCTGGGAGGGGGTTGGACATTAGGGCACTCGAGGTCACCCTGCCTTTCTGATCCCTACCCAGCAAGGCAGGGATTTGAGAGAGAAAAGCACGGTCTCCGTTACTTGTTCCTCTGGAATGTTCCCCTGGCCCCTGTGACAGCCTCTCAAACTTGAGTGATCTCACATACTAGATGTTGAAAACCACTTGATCAGTAGTGTTCTCGGAGGGGGCTACCCCTTATGCTCCTGTTCCACCTTACTGgctgctgactctgcctccacCTCAGCCAAGTCATGATGGGTGGATGCTGAGGATCACATATCAGAAGGAGCAGGATTCTCCAGCCCTCAACCGAGAGGCGCGGAGAACCCGAtagtgtgtgtgaaagtgtgtgtgtggtatgcgtgACAGAACgttaatgtgtatgagtatttgggTGCATGTGTGAATATAAATGTGTTTATACGCTCGTGTGTATGTGACCATTCTGTTATACACCCAACAGTGCAAAGTGTGCATGCAATTCCAGGGTCCCTATTAGTCCTAGTGTTGTGTAATCATGATTGGCAATCTAGAATGTTGTCATCAAACAACAGACCAACCaacaagcaacaaaaaccaacacaGACCAGGTAGTGGCACAAAGCCTTTAACccaacactccggaggcagagcaggtggatctctgtgagttcaaggccagcctggtctacaaagtaaagttccaggacagcaacaCATTGGCTGTGCTCTCATTCTCCCTGCCCAGCCCTGGAGATGCTGGATCAACTTTATAAGattttattgctcttgcagaggacctgggttcagttctcagagcccacagctcacaaccattcgtccagttccagggcctctgacaccctctgctggcctttgAAGATACTCACACATGTGGTGTGTATAGATGCATAtaggcaagacactcatacagATTAAAATCAGTCTTAAGAGGGGCATCAGGGCACcagggcacatgcctgtaatctcagcaactTGGAGGCTGAAGTCAGAGGACTGACTGCCACAAGTCTgaggtttgagaccagcctgcgtTACACTATAAAATAcagtctataaataaataaacggcAAAGCAGAAAACACTGACTTCTGGGGCATGGTGTTGCTGTTGCACTCTTGAAGACACGCAGTTGTGATTTCTTACACATGACTGGGCCTGCAGTACTCAGTCATGGGACAGGGAAGCTCCTGGCCACACCCCTCTCTTGAGGATTTACACACTAGGATATGTTCTTCACTGGTAGGATGTCCATGTTCCTATAAACAACCCTACTGAGACTCatttggagacacacacacacacatacacacacacatgcgcacacacacatatacacatacacaatacatacataaacacatacacacacataaacacatatacacacatacacacatacacacatgtatatacacacatacatatacatgcacatacatacatgcacacactcattcacacatatacacacatgcacacatacacgcacacatatatacacacatatatacatatacacacgcacacatgcacatatatacacatatacacacctacatacatatgcacatatgcatgcacacacatacacacatatacaacacatatacatgcacatacatgcacacacacatacatgcatagagTACGAAGACTAGATAGGAAGAAGATGGAATTAGTCCAAGCaaagaggagcaggagaggaCTCTGGGGACTGGATATGATAAAATACACTGCACATGTATGCAGTTGTCATAAGGAAactctttattatatataattaacatatgcTAACACTTTGAAAGGTCAGGAGTGttggggcacacctgtaatcctggcatccaggaagtggagtcaggaggatcaggatttcaaggtcaGGCTTATtcatacatagtgagttcaagatcagcctggcccAATGAGACCCttcttggaaaaggaaaatgggggTAGGGGAAGAATAGGGAGAGCATCAGATGGGCCCAGAGCaaattctgccttcttccccacGGTAGCCAGGACAACTGTGGATTGTGTACTCAGGCCACAGGACGGGGGAGCAGGCAGCCAGTGGCCCTTGAATGGAGCCAAGACATTCCTTCTACCCCCCTTTGGGAAAAGCACCGGGCCCCACTTCCAGACACCTGCAGGGTCTGTCTCTGTCCAGCAGCCTCCACACTGTGGAGAAGGGACCTCGCTTTTGATCAGGGCCCTTGTCCACCTGCTCCTTTTTGGCTCCATCCCAAGATTGGGCATGGCCACATGGGCTCCCGGCACCAGCGTGGCCACATGGGCTCCCAGCACCAGGCAAAGCCAGAAGACCAGCTGTTTGCCAAGCTGCTGATTCTAGCTTCCAAGCCAGCTGCCGGTAGGTAGAAAGAAAGGCTGCCTGCCAACCTCATTGGCCAGCAGAGAGAAGAAGTGCCTACCCTCCACTGTGGGGCCAGAGAGGGGCTGTTATAGTGTCCAAGCCCGTGGGCAGTCACAAGCTTCACACTGTGATCCCCAAGACACCACACAACCCTGACCTCTGGCGCCTGTCAGTGTGTCTGTTCACAAATTCCCTTTAGCAGGTGTGTTTAAGTTAAATCTGGAGCGTGAGTCCTGGATTTAGGGGAGACCCTAAATGCAGCCCCTAAGTGTTCTTGAAAGGCAGACAAGCTATGGGAAGCAGGTCACTTGGAGTCCGGGCAGGAAGACTGATATGGTCCCTCCCTCCAGGCAAGGAATGCCTGCTGTCACGGGTTGTCCGGAagtgccctcccccacccttgcTAGGAGCACTACGTTGCTGCTGGCTTGCACCTGGATTTTGAATTCTGACCTCCAGAGATTTGTCTGTTTGAAGGCACCTGGTTGGTTTCTGGATTTTCGCGCCACAGCCCCAGGGCGGCTCATACAGATGTCCGGGGCTACAGTGCACGCCAGGGGGCTATGCGCTCTGCTAGTCCCAGGGCCCCGCACTCCAGCACAGAAGAACAAACTATGTCTTGTCACTATCCATTGAGTCCCCCAGACCCTGTCCACACACCAAACAGCTACTGAACCATACTCAGGAAATCCACGCCTCCCTGGTAGGAACTGGCGATTTGGGCCCTGAGTACAAAGCCAAGGACGCAATTGGCCctttaaaaggcagaaaatgGCTACTAGATAGGGTGAGGGAAGCAGGAAGACTATCCAGTGAGCAAAGAGGCCAGCTTGCTGTAGGTTGCCACGGCAAGTTTAATGTTTTTCTGGACAGAGCAGGGCAAAGCCCAGGTGGCCTAGTGGGCGTCTGCTGCAGGCCACACCCAGGGGAACTGGCTTGCAGAAGCCCCTTCAGAGGTGGTCTCTGCAAACACTGAGGCCCGAACAGTCAGACGCCCAGGGGCCAGCAGGCAGCAGCAAACAAGGGTTGGTTGGCACAAAACTGCCAGTACCCAGGCCCTGGTCATCAACACGGGCTGAGATGGGCAAAGGACACGGGTTCTCTGAGATCTGAGAATCAGCCCTGAAGCTGTCCCTGAGTCTGGTGGCAGGATATGAATTTCATGTTTCCTCTTCTAACACATCAGAAGTGACCTAGACATAGGTAGGATGTACTCTCTAGCTTTAATTGGCTCTCCCCCAGCTCCAGGACCACGTTTGCCATAGGTGTTGGCTAGAGCTGCGTCAGGCTAGGTGTACCATCAGACTCATCAGCTCCTGCAGGCTAACGTATCAAGCACCCAGACAGGACACCTGACCAGCGAGAAGACGGGACACAGGCTGCTGAGGGTCAGCTTGATGGACCCCAAATCAAAGGCCTGCTGCCTTCCATGGCTGATCCATCTGGAAGGAGAAACGGGGAACTGGTCTCACAACAGGCAGGGGGGCGAACCCACTGGGGTTCCAGAGCAGCTCAGGGAAGTGGAGGAGAAAGCGAGAGAGGTGCTGGGGTACGCTAGGAGCTTTCTTTCTTATAGAGAAATCTGCAGGTACAGGAATCCCTGAGGTCCCCAGCCGCTGGCCAGGAGCCTGCGAGTTGGAGCGAGCCGGATACTGTCCCCAGCCCGGAGTCAAGCACAGTGGGCCTGCTGCCCCTCTTGAGAGCTGACATTTGTTGCCCTGCCCTCACCCTTTCACTATTGTGGCTCAGAAAGACTGACAGGACCCTGGGCAAGGCTGCGGCAAGTCCACAGAGTTTAGAGGTCAGTCCTACTGTCCCCAAGAAAACTCACGCATGGCCTAATAGAGTGAAGTCAGCTATGGTTTCCAAACCCACTAACTGGTGGCTCCTCCATTGTCATCCCATGGATCCATCCAATGGATCCTTTagatcctctgtctctctctctctctctctctctctctctctctctctctctctctctctctttctctctctaagaGCCAGCTGGCTGAAAGGCCAAAACTAACAttgctttcctgtctcttttctgttttactttgttgCTTTAAACCCATGGCATTTACTTAATTACGTCCAGGGAATGGGAACACACAGGGGCTGTGCTTTGGAGCACCCATGTGGCCGCAAGACAGCACACCACAGGGTTGTCTAAGGCTTTGTACACAGGAGCTGGAGGTCCCCAACAGCCTCACAGGCACCCCGCCCAATGATTTCATCTATGGAGAGCAGCAGCCAGACCTGGGAGCACATGGCCCTTTGGGCTTCCCAGCGGCCATGGGCATCttgtcaaaaaaaacaaaactgagaaaacCGAGGCCAAAGAGGCCAGGACTGAGAGGAGAGGCGAGATGGTCAGCCTGGGGCAGGACTCCAGTGTCCACAGAATGCAGGGATGGGCAGGGGTGACAGGCAAGGAGGTCATCAGTCTGGGACAGTCCTGCGGAGGGTGGCGGCTAGGGCTCGAAGGCTGGCTTGACCAGGTAGCCACTGAAGGTGATGTAGGTGTCAAACTCATCGCTGAAGATGGCGTTCTCGCGCTCGCCCTTGAAGAGCCGCACCCACACCTCATCCTGCTCCCGCAGCTCCAGCATCAGGCTCTGACTTTGCATGATGCTCCGGTCGCATCACACTGCGCATACAGGATCACCACCTCCTCCTCGTTCTTCATGACGTGCAGGTTACGTCTCCTTCTGGTTCCAAGTGTGCACGTTGAGGCGTGAAGAAGTAGATGCCTGGCACGTAGCAGTAGAACTTGCCCGTGAACATATTGAAGTGTCGTAGAGGTCACAAACTGTGTGTCAAAGACCACAGGCTGGAAGTATCGTTACTGTGCAGGGGCTTCTTCCGGCCCACAGAGAAGGATGCGTAATGGCTCTTGCAGCGGTCTCCAGGGGCCCCCATGGATCCCTTCTGCCCTTTGGGGCCAATATGGCCCCTGGCACCCGTAGAACCTGTTTTACCGTATTTCCCCTGGAGGCCTCGATCCCCGCGGTTCACCTTTCTCACCTAAGGCGAGAACAAGAAGAGATGAAGCCCAAAAGAGGTCAGTCATGTGACTCCAATCCCAGCCCTGACCTGGGCATCCTGCTAATGCCCCTTAGCAGGAGGCTACTGGGCAAGGGAACATTTTGGTTCTCCTATCCTTAGAGCTTAATGTTTCTCACTGTGAAGGGTTGCTCTATTTTCACCCAGGAGGCaaagccttttcattttctttctgcaaaGTCCTGGCAAAGAACAAAGGAACATATGGGTTTGTCCACCAGCAACAGGCTCCGCGGCCCAGGCCTGGCTCACTCTGAGAAAATGGACTGAGATGTCAGAAGTCAGAGCAGGGTCCAGGCTGCAAGCGTCCCCCTGGGGTTGTATGACGTGTCTAGGAGGGAGGGCACAAGCACCGCAGAGAACGAGCTTTGTCAATACAACGAGCCAACCCCTGCCACCCGGGGTGGAGGCGGAATCTCCAGGCCCCTCCTtatgtatgtgcattgtgtggCGTTTGTGTCCACATgtgacatgtatgtgtacacacccCTACAGGCAGTGTGAGAAGATGCTGGgtgtcctcttttctcttttccacctCACCtttttttcatcttaatttattcattttttattttatgtacattggttgttttgtttcccaTGGATGTCGGATTCCCTGGAAACTGGAgtgcaggcagttgtaagctgccatgggGGCGGCTGGcggaactgaacctggtcctctgaaaagcaatcggtgctcttaaccatgagccaCCCACCTTACCTTTTGATGTCAGGTTCCTCATTGAATCCCACTGCTTCAGGAAAGCCTGGATTCTAagaatctgcctgactctgcatgACTCTGCCCCTCCCCATGCTGGTTACAGGCACTTGTAGCTATGCCTGGTTTTtacgtgggtgctagggatttgaacttgggtcttcttgctttctcagcaagtgctcttacccaactgagccatctctgtgggCATCCTCTGAGGTCCTCTTCTGCTCATAGAAAATGCTCAGATGACAGCCCTCTAGATGACAGCCCTCCTGCGCTCTGCGACCCTGGTCCTGCCcagcccccactcagcaggatcTCCCTCTCCGTCTGATATagagcagcccccccccccagaagtgCTACCAGCCATCTCACCTTTCAGGATGGTGATGTTGATTTGGGGGGTGGTGGATTGTCTGGTAGACAGGCGTGCCGGGGGTCACAGCATCGGTAGCACCTGGACGTGGGGAGGTTCTTTGCCCTGGCTGGGGGTATGCTTCTCATGTGTTTCTTCATCCCTGAGGGAATAAACCCCACAAAATGATAAACTCTTTGAGTTAGGAGCTCTTTTCTGTTGGACCAGGGCTTGGCTCCTCTTGGCTCGCCTTCCCTGGATATGCAATGCTCTGATTAGCATAGGCATGGGAGAGAATCCTGAGATTCTGACtgcagataacacacacacatacacacacacacatacacatgcatacacacacacgcagacatacacatgcaacacacattgcacatacatgcacacactcacatacacgtgcacacacacataatatacaccACAGGCAaacataatgcacacacacacacacacacacacacacaccacccatcaTAGTAGTAATATATCCAAAGCAAAGACAAACAAAGGACAATGACCTCAGGACTTTGGTGGGAGAGATCTTGCCTGCAGGGATCAGGGTCTTTCCATGGTCACGAGCTGGGCTGTGAAGCTAGAGCACAACCTACCAACAACTTTCATTTGTAAACAATTACACTTCATCTCTGGTGCCCCTGGGCTACAGCAGCCGGGGACAGCAAAGGCCTGTACACCACCATCATCATGGTCACGTGCAACACTGCACCTGAGAGGTGTCCTAAGTAAGCTGACCCTCCCTCTCCCATCCTGATACACGGTTCCCCCCAGGACCATCTGGAGCATGGATCACCACGCATCCTGAGTCAGCCACATGAAAACCCAGTTCCTGGAGAAAGATTCACCCACACGTCTTTCCCTAAGCTTCAGACTCCTGCAGGAAGCCTCCATTCCACCCAGTTCAGCAGGGCCCCACAGACGACATCACATGTCCAGGAATTGAAGGCGGCCTCATAATGACTCTTTGCCTATGACATCTGCTTTTTTCTAACATATTCTAGTGGCCCATAATGGAGCCTTCTGCATCCCTGAACTTCCCTTCATATCCAGCACGTCCTGGGGAGTTGACTTCTACCCCAGGCACCCCCAGGCATCCCAGGCTCTGATTATGTCTAAGGCACCATGTGGACTGGACAGGAAGTCCTGGAATTGTCTTCCCAGTAGTGAGGCACTCTCTGATGCTTATAGCGTTCCTTCTAGAATACCCTCTGAAACAAACCTCTCCTGCAGACTACCTGGTCCCTCCAGGATCCTGGCACCACACTCCGCTCAGCCACCTCAGCTTCACACTTCACAACCCTCCCGCTCCCAGActccagctccccccacccccaaccacccTCCCCTTCTGCACTACCCATCCccctctgccttttcctccctcaCGCAGGAAGGCTCTGGTACCAGCACTGCGCAGGAGGGCTCTGGTACCAGCACTGAGGGTGCAGCCCTGCTTCGGAGGTCTGGATTGTGGTGTTGTCTGTCTCCCTGTGGCCCTTAGGGTTTCTAGAAGCCAGAGTCTGTCCTCCAAGTGCCAAGTGCTTCCTCCAGGACCCTAGGATGATGCATGACATGACAGATGACAGCTGCTAATTAATCAATTGTCGGCTGCTGAATGAAaacaggggagaggaagaagaaacaaaggaatgGGTTTCTCGGCCCCAAATCCTGCCTGGAACCTtgaatattaaattaacccaatgTTCAGGAGAATGAAGAAATCCAAAGCCAATGTGGAGCCTTGTGCAGACTTTTTACTATCAAGGCACACCTTGGCCCTGCCCCCTGGGAACCTGGCACAGTGCCCTGAATCACGCTTGTGTGCATGGCAGAAATAGCCTGTCCTTTCCAAGAAGGACAAGCTCTGACTACTCAAGTTCTCTctctgaagaggcaggcagatctttgcctctctctctctctctcctctcatctctctatctctctctctctctcctcctctctctgtctcctccccccATTCTCTTGTCCCCTTCCCATCCCTCTTTAGCTCAATAAACCCCACACTCAAGCTTTGTCTGCATGGCGGTGTATTCTCTCACCTGCTGCTAAGGTCCCCACACAGACCTCTAGAATCTAATATTGATGTCCCTACAAAGTATCTCCCATAGCCTTGGGTCTGTATATCACTGAGGGTCACAGACATGAAGGCAAGTGACACCCTGACATCCTTTATAATCTTTTGGGGGAAAGCTGAGACCTGGCCTGCCTGGTCACTCTCACCAGCACATTCTGACCTGGGAGGCAGATAGGCTCCCTGGGGGTAGACAGACAGAATCCCTGGTGAGTAGAGAGATAGAATCCCTGGTGGGTAGACAGAGAATCCCTGGTGGGTAGCAGACAGGGAAAGAAGCCATGGGTAAGTACCTAAAGATGGCGAATTTCCATGGCTGggcttcttcctcatcctcttgaCCTGAGACCAAAGCCTGACAGTTTCAGAAAAACCATTATAAGCTTTGGTCCCCCACCAGCAGGACCCCCTGCTGACAGACTGGATcaacaggttcaaggccagctcaggaTGTGGTCACAAACAAGTCGTGGGCCAATCAACCATCCTTTCTTCAAACTAAACCAACCCCTGAAACTGAGGAGAGAAAACTCCAGGAGACTTTCAAACACCAGCCCTGGAGAAGAGACAGGATTGTTTCGGCTTTCCGAGATCTCCCTCTTGCAAAACAAAGGTGTTTTGaacctctgtgtgtatgtgtgcttccCTGCGTGTCTGTATCTCCTCACCCCCAGTAAAGCCATCCTTCAACTGCTGCTGCTGTCTGACGGTGTCTGAGATTCTCTGCCGCAACCTGTGTGCTTGAGATTTTCCCTGGTTTTTGTCCGTTGTTTTAAGTCTTTAACTAGCAGAGAAACACAATTCTGATTAAGACCCCTAGACAGTCTTGCCATTTATAAGTGAATACGTTGTTGAGGCCACTGTCCCTGTCTCCTGCTTGCCCGTGTACCCAGTAGCCCTGGTACATTTTCCCAGGAGACCAAGCTAGAAGGCAAAGGCAACTGGAAAGGCAGACCAGGTGCCTTTTCATTATAGAGATGTAAAGTTCGTTGCAGACTCGGCTACCCCTGGTGTTAGAGTGAGGCTGGATCACCATCCTCAGAGACAGACAAGATGCCCAAAGTCACCCAGAAGGAGAAACTGTTGGAGGAagtcgcttgttggttcccggctgctcagccccaaaataatcacacagaaaactgtattaattaaaccactgctggcccattagctctggcttcttattagctaactctttcACTgcctttctggcctccagggaccAACCTCCCTAAGGACCACATCTCAGCTTCCGCTTTTGCCCCCTGGCAGCTCTAGGCACCAGCCCTGGAGTTCCCAAACCTCACACGCTGACACTGTCACCTCAAGAACCCCTGCCAGCGTGGTGTCACAGCCCCTCACCTCTTCTCATGGTCCAAAGGACGGTGcagctcctctttctcttcccactccAGCTGTTCATGCTGACCACGGGGCACAAGGCTCAGGGCTGGGCCCCAGGCAACagccagcaggcaggcagcatCCCAGCGTGACTCCCCGTCCATAGGAGCCCATCTTTCTGCTAAAATACAAGGAGAGGGTGTCGGTTAGGAAGGAACTCTACAAAGAAACAACCGATGGTGAGAACTGCTTGCCTTTGTGTGGCactgcgcgcgcgcacgcgcacacacacacacacaccaccacacacacacacacacac containing:
- the C1qtnf1 gene encoding LOW QUALITY PROTEIN: complement C1q tumor necrosis factor-related protein 1 (The sequence of the model RefSeq protein was modified relative to this genomic sequence to represent the inferred CDS: inserted 3 bases in 2 codons; deleted 8 bases in 7 codons), coding for MGSYGRGVTLGCCLLLAVAWGPALSLVPRGQHEQLEWEEKEELHRPLDHEKRDEETHEKHTPSQGKELPTSRCYRCCDPGTPVYQTITTPQINITILKGEMVNRGDRGLQGKYGKTGSTGARGHIGPKGQKGSMGAPGDRCKSHYASFSVGRKKPLHSNXYFQPVVFDTQFVTXLRHFNMFTGKFYCYVPGIYFFTLNVHTWNQKETNLHVMKNEEEVVILYAQCDDRSIMQSQSLMLELREQDEVWVRLFKGERENAIFSDEFDTYITFSGYLVKPAFEP